TAGATTCGTACTCATCGAGCAGCCTCCTCAAAAGTTTCAAGGTTTCCTCCGGAGCAGAACTCCTGGTCACCGCAGAGCCAACCACCACCACTTCAGGAGAAAGCGCCTCGAGAACCCGAGGCAAAATACGAGGGCTCAGACCACCAGCAACCATAAGAGAAAGGTTGTATTCTTTAAAAATCAATAATTCTTGCAATTCATCAAGAAATGCTACTCCCTTCTCTACCACATCATGGGGAACATGGAGGCAAAGGTAATGGGGAGGATGGGTGAGCAAGTACTGGATTTTTTCCTGGTCAGAAGGCAAAAGATCAACAGTATCTACAACTACTTTGGCTCCTTTTTCCTGGCAGGCTCTGTAAACTTCTTCCAGAGTTTCCGTCCTTGCACCAGCAAGAACCGAAACTAAAGAAGCACCGTATTCCACTGCCATTTCCGCTTCCAGAAATCCCCCGTCAGCGATTTTCAGGTCAGCAAATATGGGAATTGGCTTCTTCAAACATGCTTGCAAAGAAGGTAGTGAAGAAAGACCATATTTTAAGATAAAGGGCGTCCCTACTTCCAGAATGTCTGCCAGTTCTCCAATGGGAGTACAAAGCTCTTGTGCCTCCTCAAAAGAGACAAAATCCAGAGCAACCTGCAAGAGCACTTTCTTCATTCTTCCTCAAGCAACCTCATAATGAGCCCGCTCCACACCTTGGGATAAA
This portion of the Thermatribacter velox genome encodes:
- a CDS encoding orotidine 5'-phosphate decarboxylase / HUMPS family protein, with the protein product MKKVLLQVALDFVSFEEAQELCTPIGELADILEVGTPFILKYGLSSLPSLQACLKKPIPIFADLKIADGGFLEAEMAVEYGASLVSVLAGARTETLEEVYRACQEKGAKVVVDTVDLLPSDQEKIQYLLTHPPHYLCLHVPHDVVEKGVAFLDELQELLIFKEYNLSLMVAGGLSPRILPRVLEALSPEVVVVGSAVTRSSAPEETLKLLRRLLDEYEST